The DNA sequence GACATGGTGACCGTGTTCCACCGCCTGTTCGACGCCGGATTCCCGATCGAGCGAATGCGGATCTCCAGCGCCGCGCAGCTGAACGCGCCGTCCACCGGCGACGGCAACACCACGGAGGCGTTCGCCTGCCGACCGGTGCGCGGCAGCAAAGCGTGGTCCCAGCACGCCTACGGACTCGCCGTCGATGTGAACCCGTTCCAGAACCCGTACCGCAAGGGCACGGTGGTGCTTCCGGAGCTGGCCGGCGCCTACCTCGACCGGCACGAGGTCAGGCCCGGGATGGCGCTGCCCGGCGGGCCTGCCGTGCGGGCCTTCGGCGCGGTCGGCTGGGGATGGGGTGGCGACTACCGGTCCCTCAACGACTACATGCACTTCTCCGCCACCGGCGGCTGAGCAGCCCAGAAACCGGCGTCCCGGCCGCGAGCCCCGTTTCCTCTATCGAAACGGCGTTTCTTTTGCGTATCATGGCCGTCTCTGACGCCGCCCCGGAAGGCGCCCCCATGACGGTCAGCGCAGCAACGGACGAGACCAGTGCAGTGACCGCCTTCGCGGGCAGGCCGCCGGTGACGGTGCGCCGCGGCCGCGCGGCACCCTTCGGGTGGTGGCCCGCGGTATGCGTGGCCCTGGTCGCGCTGGTCGACCGGATCGAATACAACCTGCTGGCCGGTTCGCTGCCCCAGATCCAGCGCGAATTCGGGTTCAGCGACGGCGCCGCGGGAGCGATCGCCACCGCCGGCGCCGTCGCCGCCGTGATCCTGCTGCTGCCCGCCGGGCGGCTGGCCGACACGGGCCGCCGCACCTGGACGATCGCGGCGGTGGTGGCCGTCTGGGCACTGCTGACCCTCGGCACCGGCCTGGCCGGCTCCTACGCGGCCCTGTTCGGGATACGGGTCCTGCTCGGCTCGGCCGGGCAGCTCTACAACCCGCCCGCCTCCAGCCTGCTCGGCGACCTCTACCCGGGCACGGGCCGCGCCCGCGCGTTCGGGCTGGAACGGGCCGCCTACTTCGCCGGGCTGCCCATCGGCGTCATCGCCGGCGGCGCACTCGCCCAGGCGTACGGCTGGCGCACCGGCTTCTTCCTGGTGGCCGTGCCCGGCGCGGCCATCGCGCTGCTGATGCTGACCGTCCGCGAGCCGGTGCGCGGCATCGGCGACCGGCTGACCTCCTGGTACGGCGGCGCGGCCGCGACCGCGGCACCACCCGCGCCCGCCACGCCGACGCCGGTGCTCCAGCAGGTCCGCGAGCTGTGGCGGGTGCGGACGCTGCGCTCGGTCGTGACCGGACTGAGCATCCTGTTCTTCGGGCTCGGCGGCCTGTTCTTCTGGATGCCGTCCTACTACCAGCGCGAGTTCGGGCTCGACGAGGCGGCCGCCGCCGCGGTCGGCGGTGGTGCCGGGCTGGTCGGCATCCTCGCCGGCATCGGGCTGGGCAGCTGGCTGGGCGACCGCCACCACGGCCGCAGGCCGGGCTGGCGGGTGCTGCTCGGCGGCTGGTCCCTGGTGTTCGGCTCTGCCGCGCTGGCCGGGGCGGTGGCGTTCACCGACCTCGGGCCGCAGGTCGCCTGCTTCGCGCTGGCCAACGTGGGGTTCGCGGGGGCGATCGCGAACCTGACCGCCGCCAACGCCGACGTGGTGGCCGCCGCCCGCCGAGGGATGGGCTTCGCCGTGCTGCAACTGCTGGTCACCCTCGGCGGAGCGCTCGGGCCGTGGCTGATCGGCGAGGCCTCCGACGCGACCGGCTCGCTGCGCGCCGCGTACGCGGTGGTGCTGGCGCCGCTCGCGGTCGGCTGCCTGATCGTGCTCAGGTCCTGGCGTGCCTATGACGCCGACGCGGCCGCCGCGCTGGCTCCGCCCGCGGAGCCCGACGCCGCCTGAGCGGCACGGCCGCGACGGCCGGGAGAGCCGGTCCGGATGTCCCGGACCGGCTCCCGGTCAGCCGGTGTCAGACCACCGGCTCCACCCAGATGTTGCGGTAGTACAGGTTCGCTCCGGCGTCGCCGTGGTCCTGGAACCGCAGCGGGCCGGGTGCCGCGGTCTCGACGGCGCCGTTGCCGGTCGGGCCGTTGATCTCCGCGTTGTTGATGACGGTGACGCCGTTCCACACGACGGTCACCCGGGCGTTCTCGGTCTTCACATTGGAGCTGTTGTACCGGGCCGCGCGGAACGTGACGTCGTAGGTCTGCCACGTCTGCGGCGCGGTGGCCGCGTTGGCCGACGGTGCGATCTTCTCGTAGATCGCGCCGCACTCGTTGTTGGCCAGGGTGGTGTCCCCGTACGAGTCCAGCACCTGGAGCTCGTAGCGGTCCTGCAGGTAGATCCCGCTGTTGGCCCGCTGCTGGCCGGTCACGTCGCCCGGAAGCAGCGGCAGCCAGAACTCGGCGTGCAGCTTGAAGTCGCCGAACGCCTGCTTGGACTTGATGTCGCCGCCGAGGACCTCCACCCCGCCGTTGCCCAGCGGCCAGGTGACCGGAGTGCCGTTGGAGTGCTGGAAGTTGTCCATGTTCGTGCCGTCGAACAACACGATCCGGGCCGGTTGGGTCGAGGACCCGTACACCTCGAACTCGTAGATGCGGGCGGCGCCGTTGCCGTCGCTGGTCGGGGTGGTGATGTTGAGCCGGGCGTAGCGCGCCTGGGTCGCGGCGAAGGTGTGCGTGGTGACGCTGGCGGTGTTGGCGGTGACGGTCGCGACCGTGGTCCAGCTGGTGCCGTTGGTGGACAGCTGGAGGTTGAAGTCGCGGGTGTTCCAGGCGAGGTTCTCCCCGCCCGCGCCGGCGTGCCGGACGATCAGCTGGCTGACCGTCTGCGCGGTGCCGAGGTCGACCTGCAGCCACTTGGTGGCGCCCGTCGAGCACCACTTGTCGCCGTTGCCGCCCGAGACGCTGCCGTTGACCGCCTGCGACGGACCCTCGGCAGCGGCGCAGGAGCTGTCCGCGGTGGCCGGCTTGCCCACCGCCAGGTTGCCCGTCGGCGGTGCGGTCGGGCCGTACGCCTCGAACTCGTAGACGCGGGCCGCGCCGTTGCCGGTGGTGCCGCCGTTGGTGACGTTCAGCCGGAGGTACCTGGCCTGGGTCGTGGCGATGTTGTGGGTGGTGGTGCCGGCCGTGTTCGCGGTGACGGTCGCGACCGTGGTCCAGCTGGTCCCGTTCGTGGACGTCTGGATGTTGAAGTCGCGGGTGTTGAACCCGACCTCCTCTCCACCGGTGGCCGCGTGCTGGATGACGAACTTGTTGACGCTCTGCGTCGAGCCGAGGTCGACCTGCATCCACTTGGTCGCGCCGAGCGAGCACCACTTGTCGGAGTTGCCGCCCGAGACGCTGCCGTTGACGGCCTGCGACGGCCCTTCGGAGGCGGCGCAGGAGCTGTCGGCGGTGGCGGGCTTGTTGAGCGCCAGGTTGCTGGACGCGGCCTGACCGGGGATGGCGTTGAGGGTGTACCAGACCTCGGTGCTCCACAGCGACTGGCCGTTGCTGGCCGCGAACGGCTTGGGCGAGCGGATGTGGACCACCCGGCCGGCCTTGAGGCCGTTGATCACCAGGGTGACCTTCTTGCCGTCGGCAGACAGGGTCGCCGACGACACCGACAGCGTCTCCTCGTCGATCTTCGGGCCGCCGTAGGCGGCCGTCGGGACGTAGCGCCACTGCTTGACCTGGTACTTCGTGGCCAGCGAGGTGGCGGTGGCCGCCGACACCGGCTGGGTGTACTCGATCTCGAACCCGTTGGGCTGGGCCTTCATCGACAGCATGTCGAAGACGTTGTTGCCGTTGGGGGTCAGCTTCTGCAGGCCGAAGTTGAGCTTGCCGGTCTGGCCCCAGTTGCCGCCGCCGCCGATGCCGCCGACGTAGATCGCGCCGTCCGGGCCGACGTTGACCTCGGACACGCCGCCTTCCAGGCCCTGCGTCATCCGGAACAGCGCGCCCTGGTACTCGCCGTTGACCTTCTCCACCGCGGCGCGCTGGAGGCCGCCGTACGTGACGTCGCCGATGACGAACTGTCCGGCGTAGAGGCCGCTGGTCATGTACATCGGGGTGCTGGGCGAGTTGCCGATCTCGTTCTGCGGCAGCCAGATCACGGGCGGCGTGACCGGGGCGCTCTCGAACGGGCCGGCCGGGTTCAGGTAGTGGTTGAAGAACCGGCCCTGCTTGATGTGGACCAGCTTCGACGCGGGCAGCCAGCCGCCCTGGTTGTCGGTGACGAAGATGCCGTTCTCGGGGCCCCAGCCGATGCCGTGCGGGGTTCGCAGGCCGCCCGCGACGTAGCTCCAGGCACCGGTGTCCTTGCTGACCTTGATGGTGGTGCCCCGGTTGGCGACGGGCTGCGGGTTGGTGGTGGCGCCGCCGTAGTCGATGCCCACCGACAGGTTGATGTAGAAGTACCCGTCGGCGTAGAGCAGGCCGAACGCGAACTCGTGGAACGTGCCGCCGTACGGCCAGGTCGCGACCTGCTGGTACTGGTCGGCGACCTCGTCGCCGTTGGTGTCGACCAGCCGGGTCAGCCGCATCTTCTCCGACACGTACACGACGCCGTCGACGATCTTCAGGCCCATCGGCTCCTTGAGGTTGCTGCCGATCCGCTTGGTCGTGACCGCGCCGGGGCTGGTGCTGCCGCCGGTGTTGCCCAAGATCCAGACCTCACCGGCCTGCGAGGTGCCGGAGTCGTTGGTGCCGCCCCAGGTGCAGATGACCAGACGCCCGTCGGCGAGCCAGTCCATGCCCGTCACCCGGGGCTCGAAGCCGGAGGGGCGCAGGTTGGTGAGGGTGAAGTTGGGGTGTACGGAGGTCAGCGGCAGGCCGTCGCCGGGCGAGTCGCCGGTGCCCTCGCACTCCTTGCGGCCCGGGGCGGTGACCCGGACGACGCCCGCGTCGGTGCTGAGCACCGAGTTCGGCACGGTGACGAACGTGGTCGAGCCCGGCGTCTGCCACTGGAGCGTCAGCTGCTGTCCGCCGCCGGCCTCGAAGTGGTCGATGTGCAGCGCGTGGTAGCCGGTGGTCAGGGTGGCGGCGCCGTCCTTGGCCGTCGGGCCGTGCAGGCCGTCGTGGTTGATGACAAGGTTGTCATCGATGAGCAGCCGAGAGCCGTCATCGCTGACCAGGCGGAAGGTGTAGCTGCCGGCGGTGGCGATGTTGACGTAGCCCAGCACCTGGGCGTAGAAGTTGTCCTCCTGCCCGAACTCGGCTGCGGTGGTCCAGTTGACCGTCGACATGAGCTTGTCGATGTTCGGGGTCTGCGCCGGCTTGAGGTTGCAGAGGCTGCTCAGGGCCGTCTGCAGATCGAAGACCCGCAGCGTGACGCCCGGCGTCTGGGGCGGCGGGGCGGCGGCCGCAGCGGTGGCGGGCAGCCACCCTGACGCCGCGACGACCGCTGATGCGAGAGCCCCTGCCATGAGCAGGCGCCCTCGTCGGAGCGGAGTGAACACTTTCCCTCCAGTGGGAGCGGGACGGTGCGCGCCGTCGTCAGACGTGGCAACCCGCTCGCAGCGGCGTGCCAGGACTTCGGACGGGGCGCAGTGAGTCGTGAAACGACCTGGCACGCCGATGCCTGGCAACGAACACTTTAAAATTCTTCTATCCGGATGTACAGATGTTCTTTTGGTTCAGTCATAACTTCCGTCGATGTTGACAGAAGTTTCGGGACCGGTGATCGGCGACAGCGGCAGGCCCGCACCTTCCCGCTGCTAAGGTGCGCTCATGATCACGGAGCAGACGGTGCTCGGCGCCTACCTCCACGGGACCGACGAGGCGTACCCGGTCGACCCGGCGGCCGCCCGCCTGCTGACGCATGTCTTCTACGCGTTCGCCACGATCGACGGCGGGCAGCCGGTGCTGCCGCCGCAGGCTCCCGATCACCTCGCGACCCTGGCCGCGCTCAGGCAGGCCAACCCGGATCTGCGCATCATCCTGTCGATCGGCGGCTGGGGCGCCGACGGATTCTCCGACGCGGCCCTGACACCCGGGTCCAGAGCCGCGTTCGTCGAGAAGTGCCTGCGCCTGGCCGACGGCTTCGACGGCCTGGACCTGGACTGGGAGTTCCCCGTCTCAGGCGGACCCGCCGAGCTCACCCACCGGCCCGAAGACCGGCGCAACGCCACCCTGCTGGCCCAGGCGTTCCGCCAGGAGCTCGGGCCGGGCCGGCTGCTGACCGCGGCGCTGCCGGCCGGCCGGTTGCAGACGGCGGGCCCGTACGATCCGGCCGACAGCTACGAGCTCGCGGCACTCGCCGACGTGCTGGACCTCGTCAACGTCATGACCTACGACTTCGGCACCGGCTTCTCCCCGGTCGCCACGTTCAACGCGCCCCTGGCCGAGGACGCGCAGGACCCGCTCCCGCCCGACCTGCGGCGGTGGAACAACGTCACCGGCGCCGTCGACTACTACGAGAGCCGCGGCGTGCCGCGGCAGAAGCTCGTGCTCGGCGTGCCCTTTTACGGCCGCGGTTTCCGCGTCGCCGAGCCCGGCGAGCAGGCCGGGCTGTACCAGCCCCAGGTCGACGCCGTCTACGCGGGCGACTGGCGCGACATCCGGCGCGACCTGCTGCCGGACCCGGCCTGGCAGGTCCACCGCCATCCGGTGGCCCGCTCGCCGTGGCTCTTCCACCCCGAGACGCTGACGTTCGTCAGCTACGAGGACGCCGAGTCCGTCGAGGAGCGCGCCGCATACGCGGCACGGCACGGCCTGCGCGGCGCGTTCACCTGGCATCTGGCCGGAGACGACGACGAGCACACGCTGCTCGCCGCGATGACCCGCCCATTTAGGACCTGAATCCGCCCGATCCCGCAGAGGCGTCGCTCCTCGGCCGACGAGATCTGTGCGGCACCGGATCGGACCCGAGGGCCCGCGCCTGGTCGAAAAGGGATCACCGCGCCGACTCCCGCCGGGTAGCGTGCGTGCCATGGCCGAGTGGGCGCACGCGAGCACCAGCAACCTGGCGCCCGAAGGCAACGCCTGCGAATACTGGGTGGAGCTGGACGGTGCCGAGCACGGTCCCACCGAAGCTCGCTGGGCCGGACTGGCCGGGAACCAGGCCGCCCCCGAGGAGATCCTGCTCGCCCTGGTCGCGACGGAGAGCCGGCTCACCCGGCTCGTACTGGCCAACCGGCGGGAGCTGCCGCCGTCGATCGCACGGCAGCTCGCCGCCGTCGCGATCACCACCGGGGACCCCGGCCTGGCCACCGCGCTGGCTACGCAGCAGCACCTGGAGACCGACGATGTCTGGGCCCTGGTCGAGTCCGGCTTCCCGGAGGTCCTGTTCCCGCTGGCCTTCCTCCCCGAACCGCCTGACGGGCTGCTGGAAAGGCTCGCCGCCCACCCCGATCCGTCGACGCGGTGGGCGGTCGCCAGCCGACCCGGTCTGAGCCGCCCGCTGGCAGAGCTGCTCGCCCGCGATCCCGATGTCGAGGTCCGGTGCGCACTCCAGGGCATCGTCGATGATCCACCGGCCTACCTGGCCGCGATCCAGATCCGGGATCCCGACCCGCGCGTCCGGGCGACCTTCGCCCCCTATCTCGATCCCGAGCTGCTTCCGCTGGCCGTGGCCGACTCCCACCCGCAGGTCCGGGGTGCCGCCACGCAGCATGAACAGATAACGGACGCGCTCCTCGACCGGCTGGCGGCCGACGGGTCAGCCGAAGTCCGGCTGGGCGCAGCATGGTCGCAATGGAGCGCGACCTACCCCGCCGGTCGGCCCCGGTGGCAGCTGCGGCTGGCCGAGGACCCCGATCCGCAGGTGCGGCTGGTGCTGACCCGGCGGCTCGGTCGAGGCGATGACGCGCTGCTCACCAGGCTTGCGGAGGACCCAGACCCGGCTGTCCGAGGGGCGGCGAAGGCACGGCTCGGGCTGCACCCGACCGATCGCCCGACCGACGAGTGGAGCCCCTACGACAACAAGATGAACCTTTTCGAGGGCCTGCACGACAAGCGGCAGCTCAGCCTCACCGAACTGGAGTGGCTGGCCGTACATGAGCGCGTGGGCCACTACCTGTTCCGGCCAGAGGCGTTCGCGAGAGCCTCGGCGGAGCTGCTCAGGCAGTGCGCCCAGTCTGAGCACGCCCTCCTGCGCAGAGCGGTCGCCCACGTGGCCGCGCTGCCGGAGGATCTCGCCCGGCAGCTCGCCGCCGATCCCGATCCGACCATCCCGCACACCTGGGGCCTCTACGGGAGCACCTCTCCCGACGTCCTTCGCCTGCTGGCCGCCGGCCCGCAGCCCATCGTCGAGGCGCTGCTCGCCAATCCGCACACCCCGGCAGACGTCCTGGCAGGGCTGCCCGGCACCGCGCGGCGGATCGCCGCCGATCCCCTCACGCCGACCGGCACCCTCGCCGGGCTGGCCACCGACCCGGACGATGCGACGCGGCTCGCTGTCGCCGGCAATCCCGGCAGCCCCGGCGAGGTCCTGGCCAGGATGGCTGCCACCGAAGCCGACCCGGCCATCCTCAGAGCGGTGTGCGGCCATCCGTCGCTGCCCGTGGCCGCCATGCGGGACATGCTGAGAAGCGCCGGCTGACGGAACCGGTCGCGGCCGAAGAGACAGAGCCATCTCCAGACTCCAAGCAGTTGCTTGACATCGATGGACCGGTCGGTTGAGATACCAAGCATGTCCTTGGAATCGGGCTCCGGGCGACGGAGCGTCAGCGATCCCCTGGCGCTGCGAGCGCTCGCACATCCCGTACGGCTCAAGCTGCTCGCGCTCGTCGGTCGTGAAGGGACCATGACAGCCGCCGACGTCGGCCGGCAGCTCGGCATCAGCCAGGCACTCGCCTCGCACCACCTGCGCCACCTCGCCAAGTACGGCTTCGTCGAACACGCCGACGCGGGCGACAACCGGGAACGGCCCTGGCGGATCACCGCCGTGTCACACCAGTTCGAGGCGGCGGCCGGGTCGCCCGAGCCGGCGGAGTCCGTCGACCTGCTCAACCGCCATCTCGTCGAGCAGGCCGCCGCCCAGCTCGCCGACTGGCAGCAGCGCCGGGCAGACGAGGACCCCGGCTGGGCCGAACACCCCGGCGTCACCCAGAACCTGCTGTACCTGACACTCGACGAGCTCACCGAACTCAAGCGGCGATGGGACGAACTCGTGGCGCCGCTCGCCGCGCAGCGCCCACTCGGCGACACCGGCAGAAGGCCGGCTGACGCCGTACCGGTGAATCTGACGCTGGTGGCCGCGCCGCTGCGCACGACGCCATCGGGCGGCTGACGTGCGACGGCTCTGGCGGCTCCTGGGCGGCAACCGCGACCTGCGGCTGCTGCTCACCGCGAACCTGATCTCCGTGACCGGCGACTGGATCCTGCGCATCGGGCTCGCGTACCAGGTCTATGTCCTGACCGGCTCCACGCTCGCATCCGCCGGGTCGGTCCTCGCCTCGCTGCTTCCGCAGCTCGTGCTCGGGTCCGTCGCGGGCGTCTACGCCGACCGGTGGGACCGCCGCCGCGCCATGGTCGCCACCAACCTGCTGATGGCCGCGACCCTGCTGCCCCTGCTCGCGGTGCGGCACGCGGGTCAGGTGTGGCTGGTCTACCTCGTGGTCGCGGCGCAGAGCTGCCTCGCGCCGTTCTTCAGTTCGGCCGAGGCGGCCGTCGTGCCGTCGCTGGTGGCAGCCGACCACCTGGCCACGGTCAACTCCCTCAACGGCCAGGCCCGTGACATCGCCCGCCTGACCGGTGCCGCGCTGGGCGGAGTGATCGCCGGTTTCGGCGGGATCGCGCTGCTCAGCGTCGTGGACATGCTGACGTTCGGGCTCGCGGCCGTGCTGCTGTGGCTGATCCGCGCCAGGCGCGCGCCCGGCCTGGCGACGCGTCCGCGCGTGCTGCGGCAGTGGGCCGAGGGCGTGGGCATCGCGCTGTCGAGCCGGGCCCTGCGGGTGTTCCTGGCGTTCACCGTCATCACCGGCATCGGCGAAGCGATCATGGGCACGCTGATGGCGCCGTTCGTACGTGACGTGCTGGGCGGCGACGCCCGCGCCTTCGGCGTGATCATGGCGGCCCAGGCGGTCGGCGGCATCGTCGGCGGCCTGACCGCGGCGCTGATCGCGCACCGGTTCTCGCCGCGACGGATGTTCGGCTGGGGAGCGGTGCTCTTCGGCGCGCTCGACCTGGTGCTGTTCCTTTATCCGCTGGCCGCGGACGTGCTCTGGCCCGCGCCGGTGCTCATCGCGATCGTCGGGCTGCCCGTCGCGTTCCTGACCACAGGTGGCATGACGGTCTTCCAGAACGCGACCAGCGACGACCACCGCGGACGGGTGTTCGGCGCGACCGCCGCCGTCAGGAGCGCGGCGATGCTGCTCGGCACGATCGCGGCAGGCACCCTCGGGGAACGCCTCGGCATCCTGCCGGTCATCGCCACGCAGGGCGCGGGCTACTGCCTGGCCGGGCTGGTCGTGCTGCTCGCCCTCCCCAAGGCCGCGCCGGTGCGGCACGAACTCCCCCGCTCGATCCCTGTGTGACCGGCGGCTGCGGAGGTCATGGCCGGGCGGCCGCCGCCTGGGCGCGGGCGGGGTGCGGCGCGGCGATGAACGCGTCGGTGAGCTGCTGCGCCAACCAGGCCACCGGGGGCAGGAGCAGGAGCCAGCCGAGGTATGCCCAGCCCAGGTGGGTGTGCTCCAGGGCCCGTGCGACCGCCGCCGTACCGCGCGCGTGGTGCCCGTCGGGGCCGGTGTAGCGGGCGCGCCACAGCACCTCGGGGTGGTCGGCGGCGGCCGCCACGACCAGGTTCGCCGGTTGCCGGTCCAGCAGCCGGCGGGTGACGGCGGTGCAGGGGCCGCAGTCGCGGTCCAGCCACACCGTGGCGGCGGGCTGGGGCAGCGGGCGCAGGCGCGGCACCCAGTCGCGCACCTGCGTACGGTAGGCGCGCCAGGCGGGTCCGAACCGGCCGTCCAGATCGGCCCGCTCGTGCGGGGCGGCCAGTGCCGCGCTGAAGGCGACCGCCGCCACGGCGGCGACGGCCAGGGTGGCGCTCGCCGCGCCGACCGCCAGCACCAGCAGCAGCAGCGAGGCGCTGAGCTGCATGGGATTGGCCAGGTAGGCGTACGGTCCGGTGGTGACCAGCCGCTTCGGCGGGTCCCACGGGTAGGGCGTGCCGTGCCCGCGTACGGCGAACTCCCGCATCGCCGCGAGGGCGGGCACCGACACCAGCGCCATGAGCTGCACCAGCAGCGGCAGGGCGGGGGAAGGCAGCCGCCACAGGTGGTCCCAGGATCCGTCACCGTAGGTGAACGCCGTGGTGGGGATGAGCCAGAGCGCGGTGCCGGTGAAGGTCACCAGTTGCAGCAGCGCGCGGGGGTGCAGCCGCCGGTCGCGGGCGGTCCAGCGGCCGAGCAGCTGCGCGGGCAGCGCCACCGCGACGATCCCGGCCAGCTCGCCGAGCCGCCAGTGCGGACCCAGCTCGACCAGCGGGTCGAGCCGGGGCATGGCCATCAGGTCGAGCCACAGCAGGAGCAGCAGCGCCACCGGCGTACGCAGCACCCGGTGCGCCAGC is a window from the Catellatospora sp. TT07R-123 genome containing:
- a CDS encoding glycoside hydrolase family 18 protein, whose translation is MITEQTVLGAYLHGTDEAYPVDPAAARLLTHVFYAFATIDGGQPVLPPQAPDHLATLAALRQANPDLRIILSIGGWGADGFSDAALTPGSRAAFVEKCLRLADGFDGLDLDWEFPVSGGPAELTHRPEDRRNATLLAQAFRQELGPGRLLTAALPAGRLQTAGPYDPADSYELAALADVLDLVNVMTYDFGTGFSPVATFNAPLAEDAQDPLPPDLRRWNNVTGAVDYYESRGVPRQKLVLGVPFYGRGFRVAEPGEQAGLYQPQVDAVYAGDWRDIRRDLLPDPAWQVHRHPVARSPWLFHPETLTFVSYEDAESVEERAAYAARHGLRGAFTWHLAGDDDEHTLLAAMTRPFRT
- a CDS encoding discoidin domain-containing protein is translated as MAGALASAVVAASGWLPATAAAAAPPPQTPGVTLRVFDLQTALSSLCNLKPAQTPNIDKLMSTVNWTTAAEFGQEDNFYAQVLGYVNIATAGSYTFRLVSDDGSRLLIDDNLVINHDGLHGPTAKDGAATLTTGYHALHIDHFEAGGGQQLTLQWQTPGSTTFVTVPNSVLSTDAGVVRVTAPGRKECEGTGDSPGDGLPLTSVHPNFTLTNLRPSGFEPRVTGMDWLADGRLVICTWGGTNDSGTSQAGEVWILGNTGGSTSPGAVTTKRIGSNLKEPMGLKIVDGVVYVSEKMRLTRLVDTNGDEVADQYQQVATWPYGGTFHEFAFGLLYADGYFYINLSVGIDYGGATTNPQPVANRGTTIKVSKDTGAWSYVAGGLRTPHGIGWGPENGIFVTDNQGGWLPASKLVHIKQGRFFNHYLNPAGPFESAPVTPPVIWLPQNEIGNSPSTPMYMTSGLYAGQFVIGDVTYGGLQRAAVEKVNGEYQGALFRMTQGLEGGVSEVNVGPDGAIYVGGIGGGGNWGQTGKLNFGLQKLTPNGNNVFDMLSMKAQPNGFEIEYTQPVSAATATSLATKYQVKQWRYVPTAAYGGPKIDEETLSVSSATLSADGKKVTLVINGLKAGRVVHIRSPKPFAASNGQSLWSTEVWYTLNAIPGQAASSNLALNKPATADSSCAASEGPSQAVNGSVSGGNSDKWCSLGATKWMQVDLGSTQSVNKFVIQHAATGGEEVGFNTRDFNIQTSTNGTSWTTVATVTANTAGTTTHNIATTQARYLRLNVTNGGTTGNGAARVYEFEAYGPTAPPTGNLAVGKPATADSSCAAAEGPSQAVNGSVSGGNGDKWCSTGATKWLQVDLGTAQTVSQLIVRHAGAGGENLAWNTRDFNLQLSTNGTSWTTVATVTANTASVTTHTFAATQARYARLNITTPTSDGNGAARIYEFEVYGSSTQPARIVLFDGTNMDNFQHSNGTPVTWPLGNGGVEVLGGDIKSKQAFGDFKLHAEFWLPLLPGDVTGQQRANSGIYLQDRYELQVLDSYGDTTLANNECGAIYEKIAPSANAATAPQTWQTYDVTFRAARYNSSNVKTENARVTVVWNGVTVINNAEINGPTGNGAVETAAPGPLRFQDHGDAGANLYYRNIWVEPVV
- a CDS encoding helix-turn-helix transcriptional regulator translates to MSLESGSGRRSVSDPLALRALAHPVRLKLLALVGREGTMTAADVGRQLGISQALASHHLRHLAKYGFVEHADAGDNRERPWRITAVSHQFEAAAGSPEPAESVDLLNRHLVEQAAAQLADWQQRRADEDPGWAEHPGVTQNLLYLTLDELTELKRRWDELVAPLAAQRPLGDTGRRPADAVPVNLTLVAAPLRTTPSGG
- a CDS encoding methyltransferase translates to MTPTVALTVARYACLVLPLAALAAAALPGSAALAALRPGAPVPDPAQRRRRYGAALLSFVAAATGVAALDTVAQWLGWWSYAPVDAAWRGLPVDLWLGWALLWGPVPVLAHRVLRTPVALLLLLWLDLMAMPRLDPLVELGPHWRLGELAGIVAVALPAQLLGRWTARDRRLHPRALLQLVTFTGTALWLIPTTAFTYGDGSWDHLWRLPSPALPLLVQLMALVSVPALAAMREFAVRGHGTPYPWDPPKRLVTTGPYAYLANPMQLSASLLLLVLAVGAASATLAVAAVAAVAFSAALAAPHERADLDGRFGPAWRAYRTQVRDWVPRLRPLPQPAATVWLDRDCGPCTAVTRRLLDRQPANLVVAAAADHPEVLWRARYTGPDGHHARGTAAVARALEHTHLGWAYLGWLLLLPPVAWLAQQLTDAFIAAPHPARAQAAAARP
- a CDS encoding MFS transporter, coding for MTVSAATDETSAVTAFAGRPPVTVRRGRAAPFGWWPAVCVALVALVDRIEYNLLAGSLPQIQREFGFSDGAAGAIATAGAVAAVILLLPAGRLADTGRRTWTIAAVVAVWALLTLGTGLAGSYAALFGIRVLLGSAGQLYNPPASSLLGDLYPGTGRARAFGLERAAYFAGLPIGVIAGGALAQAYGWRTGFFLVAVPGAAIALLMLTVREPVRGIGDRLTSWYGGAAATAAPPAPATPTPVLQQVRELWRVRTLRSVVTGLSILFFGLGGLFFWMPSYYQREFGLDEAAAAAVGGGAGLVGILAGIGLGSWLGDRHHGRRPGWRVLLGGWSLVFGSAALAGAVAFTDLGPQVACFALANVGFAGAIANLTAANADVVAAARRGMGFAVLQLLVTLGGALGPWLIGEASDATGSLRAAYAVVLAPLAVGCLIVLRSWRAYDADAAAALAPPAEPDAA
- a CDS encoding MFS transporter; this encodes MRRLWRLLGGNRDLRLLLTANLISVTGDWILRIGLAYQVYVLTGSTLASAGSVLASLLPQLVLGSVAGVYADRWDRRRAMVATNLLMAATLLPLLAVRHAGQVWLVYLVVAAQSCLAPFFSSAEAAVVPSLVAADHLATVNSLNGQARDIARLTGAALGGVIAGFGGIALLSVVDMLTFGLAAVLLWLIRARRAPGLATRPRVLRQWAEGVGIALSSRALRVFLAFTVITGIGEAIMGTLMAPFVRDVLGGDARAFGVIMAAQAVGGIVGGLTAALIAHRFSPRRMFGWGAVLFGALDLVLFLYPLAADVLWPAPVLIAIVGLPVAFLTTGGMTVFQNATSDDHRGRVFGATAAVRSAAMLLGTIAAGTLGERLGILPVIATQGAGYCLAGLVVLLALPKAAPVRHELPRSIPV